In Choloepus didactylus isolate mChoDid1 chromosome X, mChoDid1.pri, whole genome shotgun sequence, a genomic segment contains:
- the LOC119522861 gene encoding spermidine/spermine N(1)-acetyltransferase-like protein 1 encodes MNQPGTNLPIRKQPGLKQSGMIQSDMNSFRVRPAEARDCPEILRLIKELAACENMPDAVKLTTDLLRDGFGDNPLFYCLIAEVHNQHKPLGIVTVGLAMYYFTYDPWIGKLLYLEDFYVIQAYRSLGIGAEMLKRLSQIAIRSQCNCMHFLVVIWNQASIDYYTRRGALDLSSEEGWHLFRFDREELMDMAGEE; translated from the exons ATGAACCAACCAGGCACAAACCTACCCATCAGGAAACAACCAGGGTTGAAACAATCAGGCATGATCCAATCAGACATGAATTCTTTCCGAGTGAGACCTGCGGAGGCTCGGGACTGCCCTGAAATCTTGCGCTTGATTAAA GAATTGGCTGCTTGTGAAAACATGCCAGATGCAGTGAAGTTAACAACGG ATTTACTCAGGGATGGCTTTGGGGACAACCCTCTTTTCTACTGCCTGATTGCAGAAGTACACAATCAACATAAACCATTAG GCATAGTGACCGTTGGATTGGCCATGTACTACTTTACATATGACCCCTGGATTGGCAAGTTACTTTACCTAGAGGACTTTTATGTCATACAAGCTTACCGAA GTCTAGGTATTGGAGCAGAAATGCTAAAGAGGCTAAGTCAG atAGCCATCAGAAGCCAATGTAACTGCATGCACTTTCTTGTCGTCATTTGGAACCAGGCTTCTATCGACTACTACACTCGTCGAGGGGCTTTAGACCTTTCCTCTGAGGAGGGCTGGCATTTGTTCAGGTTTGACAGAGAAGAACTCATGGACATGGCTGGggaagagtga